In a single window of the Xiphophorus couchianus chromosome 10, X_couchianus-1.0, whole genome shotgun sequence genome:
- the cpn1 gene encoding carboxypeptidase N catalytic chain has translation MLQGRTVPWVCALLLGLMGLPASGSDFQHHRYEDMVRVLFAVHSDCPYITRIYSIGRSVEGRHLYVLEFSDNPGIHEALEPEFKYVGNMHGNEVLGRELLIKLSQFLCEEYRAGNQRITRLIHDTRIHILPSMNPDGYEVAARQGSELNGYLVGRGNSRDIDLNRNFPDLNSLMYYYEKTNGRNHHLPLPDNWEHQVEPETLAVIKWMQNYNFVLSANLHGGAVVANYPFDKSRDARIRGRTMYSATADDKIFRQLARTYSYAHSWMHLGWNCGDFFNEGITNGASWYSLSKGMQDFNYLYTNCFEITLELSCDKFPPESSLPREWLGNREALISYLEQVHHGIKGTVYDENNNPISKAEIAVAGINHDVTTGVDGDYFRLLLPGTYTVKASAPGYLSSSNTVTVGPAEAIQLHFYLKKAPKQNLKGKHQHGKKNISAHKASLKLGPR, from the exons ATGCTGCAAGGGAGGACTGTTCCCTGGGTCTGCGCGCTCCTGCTGGGGCTGATGGGGCTCCCGGCGTCGGGCTCCGACTTTCAGCATCACCGATACGAGGACATGGTGCGGGTACTGTTTGCGGTGCACAGCGACTGCCCCTACATCACCCGCATCTACAGCATTGGGCGCAGCGTGGAGGGGCGCCACCTCTACGTGCTGGAGTTCAGTGACAACCCAGGGATCCACGAAGCTT TGGAGCCGGAGTTCAAGTACGTGGGCAACATGCATGGCAACGAGGTGCTAGGCCGTGAACTCCTCATCAAGCTCTCGCAGTTTCTCTGCGAGGAGTACCGGGCCGGAAACCAGCGGATCACGCGGCTGATCCATGACACACGCATCCACATCCTGCCCTCCATGAACCCCGACGGCTATGAAGTGGCAGCCAGGCAG GGTTCGGAGCTGAACGGATATCTGGTGGGTCGGGGGAATTCCAGAGACATTGATCTGAATCGAAACTTTCCAGACCTGAATTCACTGATGTATTACTACGAGAAAACCAACGGACGAAACCACCACCTTCCTCTGCCAGACAACTGGGAACATCAG GTTGAACCTGAGACTCTGGCAGTCATAAAATGGATGCAAAACTACAATTTTGTCTTGTCGGCCAATCTCCACGGAGGAGCAGTGGTGGCCAACTACCCCTTCGACAAGTCACGAGACGCTCGCATTCGAGGGAGGACCATGTACTCAGCCACTGCAGATGACAAAATCTTCAGGCAG TTGGCAAGGACGTACTCGTACGCTCACAGCTGGATGCACTTAGGCTGGAACTGTGGAGACTTTTTTAACGAAGGCATCACCAACGGAGCCAGCTGGTATTCTCTGTCTAAAG GCATGCAGGACTTTAACTACCTGTACACCAACTGTTTTGAGATCACTCTGGAGCTGAGTTGTGACAAGTTTCCTCCAGAGTCGTCGCTGCCCAGAGAATGGCTCGGCAACCGAGAGGCGCTGATTTCGTACCTGGAGCAG GTGCATCATGGGATAAAAGGCACGGTGTATGACGAGAACAACAACCCAATCAGTAAAGCTGAGATTGCTGTCGCTGGGATTAATCATGATGTCACAACCG GCGTGGATGGCGACTATTTCAGACTTCTGCTGCCAGGAACGTACACCGTGAAAGCCTCCGCTCCAGGTTACCTATCTTCATCCAACACGGTGACGGTGGGACCAGCTGAGGCTATCCAG CTtcatttttacttgaaaaaagctccaaaacaaaacctaaagGGGAAGCACCAACATGGGAAGAAGAACATTTCCGCCCACAAGGCGTCACTGAAGCTCGGCCCAAGATGA